From Paenarthrobacter ureafaciens, one genomic window encodes:
- the mobF gene encoding MobF family relaxase, which produces MTMSIARLSVKSGLKYLFKSTMLDDAHPAPADTISYYLAAGTPQGRWIGRGLDGINRTSGQTVSESDARSIFQGAQHPDTAAPLGRAYGEATVTQKNHGQTTNHAVAGFDLTFSVPKSVSALWALSPRRLQEQILQTHHDAIEATIRWLEDLVINTRAGRNGIAHLGTRGVIAAGFDHWESRAGDPQLHTHVVIANRVQRITDGAWTTLDSRSLYKAVVAASEHYNGLLFDALKQNLGTDTDIRAPAQNTHNPSQQLTGIDDALIREFSNRSRLIDVETDRLVSAWIAEHGIRPSATTTIKLRQQATLSTRTPKDTTPTPLRQLSAIWSDRSRTKGFDPERVVASTIRRSNNRPFRIGDLAPDWIAAVGHVSRQRVAAKRSTWNRWNLIAEAERVCAEIRCASPDDRNAMIDAVATAAELQSVPLNEYRYTLPADAADDLRFAGRSVFDFHGSRLYTDEATLAFEDQILAARNDDGGPAVSANVAMASVASYRKDGTSELHEDQRAAAAEILLSSHRLEAIVGPAGTGKTTTLGAIKAAWELQFGAGSVVGLAPAAASAEVLGSELAMVAENVSKWLYESLGSGAAQRCSAFFDAESRLTSHGTTNATKSLLEQRITRLAAEQSQWTFNANQLVVIDEASMVSTQQLAAIVAQAQQAGAKVLLVGDPAQLDSIDAGGVLGWLDRQGKAARLSSIWRFQHAWEASASVGLRAGDMSVLANYEYYGRISHGTYLDMMDRAYAAWHSDVLSGHASVLIAPDNETVGMLNQRAQADRVILGVADAEQTLVLRDGLRAGRGDIVIARQNERSIVDDRGAFIRNGTLLEVLGVNVRHRSLHARRTDTGATVELGASYLESSVELGYATTAHRSQGITVDSAHVVVTPGRLTRELLYVSMTRGRLSNTAYVSENDPDVDEILDPSARSNWRTILGEVLAAEGAERTAHEVRDRERSHADSLERLNREYDYLAQIAASADLARSLELLSPGLAVTLRVSPAWGAAVAAWRQATNTNRPGAHRVLSESIGSGPTANDVTAVIHSRLRRYCSAMPHAPIDPMTEQFVVERDDLKETLDQVRRRIGSRTELVARAALLEEPDWETALFDELGAQMDSYAIAALVREVAVYRDHWGIHDSLFPLGTAPAAWEWEQRSQWERLQVAVQKASQPLLEPTAVVGFNEMQTQQSLISTGWQL; this is translated from the coding sequence ATGACCATGTCCATCGCGCGGCTGTCCGTGAAGTCCGGACTGAAGTACCTCTTCAAGTCGACAATGCTCGATGACGCCCACCCCGCCCCCGCGGACACGATCAGCTACTACCTAGCCGCCGGCACACCGCAGGGCCGCTGGATTGGTCGCGGGCTCGATGGCATCAACCGAACATCCGGACAGACTGTATCGGAATCCGACGCAAGGTCAATCTTCCAAGGCGCCCAGCACCCCGACACAGCAGCACCCCTCGGCCGCGCTTACGGCGAAGCCACCGTCACCCAAAAGAACCACGGACAAACCACCAACCACGCCGTCGCCGGCTTCGACCTCACCTTCAGCGTCCCCAAGTCCGTCTCGGCCCTCTGGGCCCTCAGCCCACGCCGACTACAAGAGCAGATCCTCCAAACCCACCACGACGCGATCGAAGCAACGATCCGCTGGCTGGAGGACCTCGTCATCAACACGCGTGCCGGACGAAACGGCATCGCCCACCTCGGCACACGAGGTGTCATCGCCGCGGGCTTCGATCACTGGGAATCACGGGCCGGTGACCCGCAACTCCACACCCACGTCGTGATCGCCAACCGCGTCCAGCGCATCACCGACGGCGCCTGGACCACACTCGACTCGCGAAGCCTCTACAAAGCGGTGGTCGCGGCCAGCGAACACTACAACGGCCTGCTCTTCGACGCCCTCAAACAGAACCTCGGTACGGACACGGACATCCGCGCACCAGCCCAAAACACCCACAACCCGAGCCAACAGCTGACCGGCATCGACGACGCCCTCATCCGCGAATTCTCCAATCGATCGAGACTCATCGATGTCGAGACCGATCGACTGGTCAGCGCATGGATCGCCGAACACGGCATCCGCCCATCGGCTACCACCACCATAAAGCTGCGGCAACAAGCAACGCTGTCCACACGAACTCCCAAAGACACCACCCCCACTCCCCTGCGTCAGCTTTCCGCCATCTGGAGCGATCGCTCACGGACCAAAGGCTTCGACCCTGAGCGAGTCGTCGCCTCCACTATCCGCCGATCGAACAACCGACCCTTCCGCATAGGCGACTTAGCCCCTGACTGGATTGCCGCCGTCGGGCATGTCTCTCGTCAGCGCGTCGCCGCTAAGCGGTCCACGTGGAATCGCTGGAACCTGATCGCGGAAGCCGAACGCGTGTGCGCCGAGATCCGATGCGCATCGCCGGACGACCGTAACGCGATGATCGACGCCGTCGCCACGGCTGCGGAGCTCCAGTCGGTGCCGCTCAACGAGTACCGATACACCCTTCCCGCCGATGCCGCCGATGATCTCCGCTTCGCCGGCCGCAGCGTCTTTGATTTCCATGGCTCACGCCTCTACACGGATGAGGCGACTCTCGCCTTCGAGGATCAGATTCTTGCGGCAAGGAACGACGACGGCGGCCCGGCTGTCAGCGCGAATGTCGCCATGGCGTCAGTCGCCTCGTACAGAAAGGATGGCACGTCGGAGTTGCACGAAGACCAAAGGGCCGCGGCCGCGGAAATCTTGCTGAGCTCCCATAGACTGGAGGCCATCGTTGGCCCGGCCGGCACGGGGAAGACCACAACCCTCGGCGCGATCAAGGCGGCTTGGGAATTGCAGTTCGGTGCAGGCAGCGTTGTCGGATTGGCTCCGGCGGCTGCGAGCGCCGAGGTTCTTGGCTCGGAGTTGGCCATGGTTGCTGAGAATGTCTCCAAGTGGCTTTACGAGTCCTTGGGTAGCGGAGCAGCGCAACGGTGTTCGGCCTTCTTTGATGCAGAGTCTCGGCTTACCTCACACGGGACTACGAACGCTACTAAGTCACTTCTCGAGCAACGGATCACACGATTGGCAGCCGAGCAGTCCCAGTGGACCTTCAATGCGAATCAGCTGGTGGTGATCGATGAGGCGTCAATGGTTTCCACCCAGCAACTCGCGGCCATCGTGGCACAAGCCCAACAGGCTGGGGCGAAGGTCCTGTTAGTTGGCGATCCGGCTCAGCTTGATTCCATCGACGCCGGCGGAGTTCTTGGCTGGCTCGACCGGCAAGGAAAAGCTGCCAGGTTGAGTTCCATTTGGCGCTTCCAGCACGCCTGGGAGGCGTCTGCTTCCGTAGGTCTTCGTGCAGGTGACATGTCCGTGCTCGCGAATTACGAGTATTACGGTCGGATCAGTCACGGCACCTATTTGGACATGATGGACCGCGCATATGCCGCTTGGCACTCCGACGTCCTTTCAGGGCACGCTTCGGTCCTGATCGCTCCTGACAACGAGACGGTCGGCATGCTCAACCAGCGAGCCCAAGCTGACAGGGTGATCCTGGGCGTCGCCGATGCAGAACAGACACTCGTGCTGAGGGATGGGCTGCGGGCGGGTCGCGGCGACATCGTCATTGCCCGTCAAAATGAACGGTCAATTGTGGACGACCGGGGCGCATTCATCCGGAACGGGACGCTCCTGGAAGTACTGGGTGTGAACGTACGTCACCGATCCCTACATGCTCGGCGGACGGATACCGGTGCGACGGTCGAACTCGGTGCCTCATACCTAGAGTCATCGGTAGAACTTGGCTACGCCACAACAGCCCACCGATCTCAGGGCATCACGGTGGACTCCGCCCACGTCGTCGTCACTCCTGGGCGACTGACCCGTGAACTCCTGTACGTCAGCATGACCCGCGGACGACTCTCCAACACGGCCTACGTCAGTGAGAACGACCCCGACGTAGACGAGATACTCGACCCGAGCGCTCGATCCAACTGGCGGACGATACTTGGCGAAGTCCTGGCCGCGGAAGGCGCCGAGCGAACGGCCCACGAGGTTCGCGACCGTGAACGCTCCCACGCGGACAGCCTTGAGCGACTCAACCGCGAATACGACTACCTGGCCCAAATAGCCGCGAGCGCCGATCTGGCAAGAAGTCTCGAGCTCCTTTCACCCGGCCTGGCTGTCACACTGCGGGTCTCCCCCGCATGGGGAGCAGCTGTAGCTGCATGGCGCCAGGCGACAAACACGAATCGCCCAGGGGCGCATCGCGTACTCTCCGAATCCATAGGGTCAGGCCCCACGGCCAATGACGTCACCGCAGTGATCCACTCACGCCTTCGCCGCTACTGCTCCGCGATGCCCCACGCACCCATCGATCCCATGACAGAACAGTTCGTCGTCGAACGTGACGACTTGAAAGAGACTCTGGACCAGGTGCGACGGCGGATTGGGAGCCGTACGGAGCTGGTCGCCAGGGCTGCACTACTAGAGGAACCTGACTGGGAGACAGCCCTTTTCGATGAACTCGGGGCACAAATGGATTCCTACGCGATTGCTGCGTTGGTGCGCGAAGTTGCCGTCTATAGAGACCATTGGGGTATCCATGACTCCCTGTTCCCACTCGGTACTGCTCCGGCCGCCTGGGAGTGGGAACAGCGATCGCAATGGGAACGCCTCCAAGTGG
- a CDS encoding YaaC family protein encodes MPKRYFEMESDSADESWRRIRSLRSSPPVSMPLSRRRLFSSALEQAQQQFEAASSVGYESRALNLYYGLSQAGRAIAAAMTPEGSGKTPEVSGHGLKVLHFQSMRSGDLWATGIRSEGNEDTSFGRLASLLRSESLRAPVTLGAIWHMLPEVYFDYPVGSFGEPRWADKPFMGQEAQDPNAFTFQATQREIADDASELKLLYPDLAEARLLRFGGSSYSALEDGTRTDEAVFTYDGPSRLRQLRNSKVLMPAVAPGAGALDPLLAWWVLLYSLSMITRYKPVLWTQVIDVNSSSLAVPMEAALGKALEAIPAHIYATLTGSALRE; translated from the coding sequence ATGCCGAAACGCTACTTTGAGATGGAATCAGATTCAGCCGATGAATCCTGGCGCCGAATCCGGTCCTTACGCTCGAGTCCTCCGGTCTCGATGCCATTATCCAGGCGCAGGCTGTTTTCTAGTGCACTTGAGCAAGCCCAGCAGCAATTTGAGGCTGCCTCAAGCGTAGGATATGAGTCGCGTGCCCTGAATCTCTACTACGGCCTTTCTCAGGCCGGGCGCGCTATTGCTGCGGCTATGACACCTGAGGGTTCTGGCAAAACTCCGGAGGTCAGCGGACATGGATTGAAAGTGCTGCACTTTCAATCCATGCGGTCCGGTGATCTATGGGCCACCGGAATCAGATCTGAAGGCAACGAAGATACTTCTTTCGGCCGACTCGCATCTCTGCTCCGGTCGGAATCCCTTCGAGCACCGGTCACGCTAGGTGCCATCTGGCACATGCTTCCTGAAGTGTATTTTGACTATCCCGTTGGAAGTTTCGGCGAACCTAGGTGGGCCGACAAGCCCTTTATGGGCCAAGAGGCACAGGATCCGAATGCATTCACTTTCCAAGCAACGCAGCGCGAAATTGCGGATGATGCCAGTGAACTCAAGCTTCTCTATCCTGATCTGGCAGAGGCAAGACTGCTGAGGTTTGGTGGCTCGTCATACTCGGCGCTTGAAGATGGAACGCGCACAGATGAGGCAGTTTTCACCTACGACGGACCATCGAGACTTCGGCAGCTACGGAACAGTAAGGTTTTGATGCCAGCTGTTGCCCCAGGAGCAGGAGCACTCGACCCATTGCTCGCGTGGTGGGTACTGCTCTATTCCCTATCGATGATTACCCGTTACAAGCCAGTCCTATGGACACAGGTCATTGATGTCAACAGTTCATCGTTGGCTGTCCCCATGGAAGCCGCATTGGGCAAGGCCCTCGAAGCCATCCCAGCTCACATCTATGCCACTCTCACTGGTTCTGCCCTCCGTGAGTAG